The DNA segment TAATAGCTAGCTGTTCATTACTGCTACCACGAGCCCGAATACGTAAGTCGCCCAGCGCGTCGTCTAGTTTTTGTGCAGCCTGTCGTAACAACTGATATTGGTCTGACTGACAAGAGACCCGGTACGCGCGTCCCAGCACATTAATTTCTACGGATTCCAAAGGCTCTGTCATGTTGATAATTCGTTCTGCGCCAGTTAAATACAGTAAATAACGGCCGACTATATAACTGGGATCCAGAACTTGCAAGCGTTCTCACTGGTGACGGCCGGCCGTGAATGTTAGGATCAGGTATCCTAAGGTTGTTTCTTTTGACCGTCACTTTTTCTCAATGGTTTATCGTATGAATAATAACATTTTTCAGGAATATGCTCAGGCAGAACAGCTGTTGGAACAGCATGATGTCATGGCTTCTCCTGCCGAGTTACATGGTATTCTTTGTGGCTTGTTGTGTGGTGGGGTTGCGGCTACCGGTAAGCAATGGCTGACCGAATTTAATGCGTTGGTTAATGATGGTTTGCCAATGCCGGCGGCGGTACGCGGTTGGCTGGAACAATTATTCCTCGCAACTCAGGCTGCATTAAATCAACAGTCTGGTTTAGAACTGTTATTACCAGATGAAGATTGTCCGTTAGATGAGCGGTTGCAATCTATCAGTGAATGGGTTCAGGCATTTCTGGCTGGTTTTGCTGTTATGCAGCAGGAGTTGAATCGTGCATCAGAAGAGTTGCAGGAGATGATTGGTGATTTTAGCAATATCACGCAACTGGATGACGAATTTGAAGAAGATGAAGAAAACGAAACGTCTTATTTTGTGCTGTATGAACACGTGAAACTGGGCACCATGCTGGCTTTTGAAGAGTTTGGCAACGTACTGCCTCAGGCTGAGCCAAGCCCTACATTGCATTGATTGAACATAACGTGACAACTCTGACAGATTACGATGTGGTTATTGCTGGCGGCGGCATGACAGGCGCCACGTTAGCAATTGCACTGGCACAACTGGCGCCAGCTGGCCGACCTTGGCGCATTGCCCTAATCGAAGCACATCAACCACAATCGACCCATCCTGGGTTTGATGGGCGGGCGATTGCGTTAGCTGCGGGTAGTGTTGAAGCATTACAGCAACTGAAGTTATGGTCGTCATGGCAGCCAACTGCCCATGCAATTCGTCATATTCATGTCTCAGAACAAGGTCATGCCGGGCGGGTGACGCTGAGCGCTGAAGAGTTTCAGCAACCCGCACTCGGTTATGTTCTTGAACTATCAGCAGCCGGTCAACGATTGTATAAGCAGTTGGCACTGCATACTAATATCAGCCATTTTTGTCCGGCTAAACTGATTGCCTGTATGCAATCAGCAGATTTGGTCACGTTGACGCTGTCTTCGGGCGAACAGATCACCACTCGTTTGTTGGTGGGGGCGGATGGCGCGCAATCAATCTTGCAGGCGCAACTAAATTTACCGGTAGCGCAGCACGATTTTCAGCAAAGCGCGCTCATCACCACCTTACAAACAGAACAAGCGGTTGCTGCCCGGGCGTGGGAGCGATTCACGCCACATGGCCCACTGGCGTTATTACCGTTAGGTGAACAAACGTACTCGGTTGTTTGGTGTCAATCGCACGAAAATGCACAACAAAAAATACAGTTACCGGAAGCGGAATTTACCCGTCAGTTGCAACAAGCTTTTGGTTTCAGAGCGGGGCATTTTGTACAGACCGGTGCTCGTGCTGTTTATCCATTAGCACTGCGTTATCTGACACAATCGACACACCATCGGGTGGTGTTGCTGGGCAATGCAGCTCACCAACTGCATCCAGTGGCAGGGCAAGGCTTTAATCTGGCGATGCGCGATATTATGGCGCTACGTGATTGTTTACAGCAGGTTACCGATTCCGGTGCTTATGCCGTGTTACAAAAATATCAACAGCGACGAAAAGATGATCAGCAACGTACTATCTGGTTTACCTCCGCACTGGCCTCGTTATTTGCTGATCCGGCGTTACCGCTACTGATCGCTCGTCAGTCAGGATTGTTGCTAATGAATCATGTCCCGGCATTAAAAAATGCATTGGTACAACAAGCTTTAGGATATAAATCATGAAGATGCTGGATCTGGTTATTGTTGGCGCAGGCATGGTGGGTTTGGCTTTAGCCTCTGCTTTACGAGAAAGTGGCTTGCGAATTGCCGTCATTGACCAAAAATTACCGGAAGAGATGACGCCAGAACCTTCGACCCGAGTCAGTGCGATCAATTTGGCCAGTGAACGTTTTCTGACCCGAACCGGTGGCTGGCCTTTACTAGCGCGGAAAGCGATTTTTACTGGTATGTCAGTTTGGGAGAAAGACAGTTTTGCCCATTTCGAGCTAGATGCCAGCCAGTTTCAGCAATCACATTTAGGCCATATCATTGAAAATAATGTCATCCAGCAGGCGTTATTAACCACGTTACAAGACTCATCGGTTGAGCTGTTTTGCCCGGCGCAAATACAATCTGTCTCAGAAAATGAGCAAGGCTTTGTGGTGTTACTCGATAATCAGCAAATGCTGTTTACTCGCCTGATTGTGGCTGCGGATGGCGCGAATTCATGGTTACGTCAGCAATTTAGAATTCCGGTTACCAGTTGGGATTATCAACATACGGCACTGGTGGCGACTATTCGTACCGCAGAGCCTCATCAGAATATTGCCCGGCAGATCTTTACGTCACAAGGGCCGTTAGCCTTTTTGCCGCTGGGGCAGGAAAACCTATGTTCCATCGTCTGGTCATTACCATCACTACAGGCAGAAGATTTAGCCTCCTGTGCTGAGGATGAGTTTAATCATCGGTTAGCGGCTATGTTTGATGTGCGACTCGGTGTTTGTGAATTGGCTAGTGCCCGCGTGTTGTGCCCGTTAAAGGCGCGTTATGCACGGCAACAGGTACAATCCCGTTTGATCTTGATGGGCGATGCTGCGCATACCATCCATCCGTTAGCAGGACAGGGCGTTAATCTCGGGTTGATGGATGCAGCGGCATTGGCGGACACCTTACTGCAGTCGATCAAGCAGCAGATCCCATTGGATGATGCGATGACCTTGCGTCGTTATGAGCGCTGGCGTAAAGCAGAAGCTGTGCAGTGGCTGACCACGATGGAAGGGTTTAAACAACTATTCAGCGGTGACCATCCACTGAAAAAGTTAGTTCGTGGTACAGGTATGCGGCTGGCGGCACACAGTATGCCGCTGATGAAACCGCTGTTGGCTCAAGCCTTAGGTGTGAGTGACGAACTGCCTGAATCGGCGCGTTAAATTTTTCTGCGTAGCACGAAAGCGGCGGCATTAGCCGCCATAATTACCGATGCGAGGGCGACGGCTTGGGCCGGTCAGGTGGATATCAACAGGGTTAAACGCTTTAATCGCTTCAAAGCAGAAATCGCCCACCGCCTGATGTAATGATGCCGGATTATGATTGGTAATTAAGATCACGCTCTTCGATAAATTCCGACGTCGACGTAGCAGATGGCCAAGGAAGCTGCTCTGACTCTCCACCATACGGGTTTTATTCGCCCCGATCTCATCAATGATCAGCAGATCCACTTCTTCCAAAGCGCGGCGATAACGATTCCGTTCATCCTGATCTTCAATGACAGCAAAGAACAGACGATCAATGATCGACGCCCATTGCTGGAAAATGACTGATTTTTGGCGTTGGGCAATCAATTCATGCGCGATGGCACCTGCGAGCGTTGATTTGCCACTGCCATAATCACCGTAGATCAGAATACAGCTGCCGCCATTTTGCTCCCAGTGTTCAAAGCCGCTGATAAACGACTGTGCGGTCTGAATGGCATAACCCAACACCGGGTCGTTATGATCCATTTTTTCAAATAACCAATCTGGGTTTAAATCAGCCTGCGCAATTAAATTTTGAATACGTTGTAGTCGTGTCTCTTGCTGCAGTTTTTGTACGTCAGAGTTGGCCTGTTTTTCATACTCGGCCCGTAGCTGCTCATAGTTATATTCGGGGACAGGAATATGGGAACGACG comes from the uncultured Tolumonas sp. genome and includes:
- the zapA gene encoding cell division protein ZapA; translated protein: MTEPLESVEINVLGRAYRVSCQSDQYQLLRQAAQKLDDALGDLRIRARGSSNEQLAIMVALNLSHELLLEKNRIQQYSESMERRIRQLNDVIQDALKEQSKLSVDDCN
- the ubiH gene encoding 2-octaprenyl-6-methoxyphenyl hydroxylase — encoded protein: MTTLTDYDVVIAGGGMTGATLAIALAQLAPAGRPWRIALIEAHQPQSTHPGFDGRAIALAAGSVEALQQLKLWSSWQPTAHAIRHIHVSEQGHAGRVTLSAEEFQQPALGYVLELSAAGQRLYKQLALHTNISHFCPAKLIACMQSADLVTLTLSSGEQITTRLLVGADGAQSILQAQLNLPVAQHDFQQSALITTLQTEQAVAARAWERFTPHGPLALLPLGEQTYSVVWCQSHENAQQKIQLPEAEFTRQLQQAFGFRAGHFVQTGARAVYPLALRYLTQSTHHRVVLLGNAAHQLHPVAGQGFNLAMRDIMALRDCLQQVTDSGAYAVLQKYQQRRKDDQQRTIWFTSALASLFADPALPLLIARQSGLLLMNHVPALKNALVQQALGYKS
- a CDS encoding UPF0149 family protein, translated to MNNNIFQEYAQAEQLLEQHDVMASPAELHGILCGLLCGGVAATGKQWLTEFNALVNDGLPMPAAVRGWLEQLFLATQAALNQQSGLELLLPDEDCPLDERLQSISEWVQAFLAGFAVMQQELNRASEELQEMIGDFSNITQLDDEFEEDEENETSYFVLYEHVKLGTMLAFEEFGNVLPQAEPSPTLH
- a CDS encoding FAD-dependent monooxygenase; translated protein: MKMLDLVIVGAGMVGLALASALRESGLRIAVIDQKLPEEMTPEPSTRVSAINLASERFLTRTGGWPLLARKAIFTGMSVWEKDSFAHFELDASQFQQSHLGHIIENNVIQQALLTTLQDSSVELFCPAQIQSVSENEQGFVVLLDNQQMLFTRLIVAADGANSWLRQQFRIPVTSWDYQHTALVATIRTAEPHQNIARQIFTSQGPLAFLPLGQENLCSIVWSLPSLQAEDLASCAEDEFNHRLAAMFDVRLGVCELASARVLCPLKARYARQQVQSRLILMGDAAHTIHPLAGQGVNLGLMDAAALADTLLQSIKQQIPLDDAMTLRRYERWRKAEAVQWLTTMEGFKQLFSGDHPLKKLVRGTGMRLAAHSMPLMKPLLAQALGVSDELPESAR
- a CDS encoding ATP-binding protein, with the protein product MSEHNDPLKENQEEMPRRTESSDEQTKQQVNALLTRLQRIRRSHIPVPEYNYEQLRAEYEKQANSDVQKLQQETRLQRIQNLIAQADLNPDWLFEKMDHNDPVLGYAIQTAQSFISGFEHWEQNGGSCILIYGDYGSGKSTLAGAIAHELIAQRQKSVIFQQWASIIDRLFFAVIEDQDERNRYRRALEEVDLLIIDEIGANKTRMVESQSSFLGHLLRRRRNLSKSVILITNHNPASLHQAVGDFCFEAIKAFNPVDIHLTGPSRRPRIGNYGG